One genomic segment of Nocardioides cavernaquae includes these proteins:
- the gyrA gene encoding DNA gyrase subunit A, which produces MTETPTDGIVSPGPHGRIEPIELQTSMQRAYIDYAMAVIVGRALPDVRDGLKPVHRRVLYAMYDGGYRPDRGFSKCSRVVGDVMGQYHPHGDTAIYDTLVRLAQPWVMRAPLINGQGNFGSPGNDSAAAMRYTECRMAPLALEMVKDIEQETVDFQPNYDGRSQEPTVLPARYPNLLVNGSAGIAVGMATNIPPHNLREVAEGAQWALEHPDATREELQDALIERIKGPDFPNGALIVGRQGIEQAYRTGRGSVTQRAVIEIDEDAKGRTCLSITELPYMVNPDNLALKIAELADSGKVQGISDVRDDSSGRTGQRLVVVLKRDAVARVVLNNLLKHTELQTNFSANMLALVDGVPRTLTIDQFISNWVTHQVEVIQRRTRFRLRKAEEEAHILRGLVKALDMLDEVIALIRASASADAARTGLMELLDVDDLQARAILDMQLRKLAALERQKIIDELAALERLIADLLDILANESRQRQIIADELQAIVDKYGDERRTQIIAADGDLSMEDLIPDTELVVSITRGGYAKRTLADQYRTQRRGGKGVRGASLRGDDVVEHFISTTNHHWLLFFTTAGRVYRTKAYNLPEASRDAKGGHVAGLLSFQPDESIAQVLAIRDYEQAPFLVLATKNGLVKKTRLGDYNSPRQAGVIAINFREDDDELIGAELVNSDDDILLVSRKGQAIRFKADESQLRPMGRATSGVSGMKFRDGDQLLSMAVIRAEQIAAEEAAEAAGESVGESEVVEQYVFTITDGGFAKRTRISDYRLQSRGGIGIKAMRLANEDRGVLVGAFIVVEGDEILSITNSGQVVRSPVNADFRPTGRDTMGVKFVTPKKGDAVAVVARSVEAKDDEPAEGDATIDEAVEGTPVDAVADEAPTEAESTEAGEN; this is translated from the coding sequence GTGACTGAGACTCCGACGGACGGCATCGTGTCGCCCGGCCCCCACGGACGCATCGAGCCCATCGAGCTGCAGACCTCCATGCAGCGCGCCTACATCGACTACGCGATGGCGGTCATCGTCGGCCGCGCGCTGCCCGACGTGCGCGATGGCCTCAAGCCGGTGCACCGTCGCGTGCTCTACGCGATGTACGACGGCGGTTACCGCCCCGACCGCGGCTTCTCCAAGTGTTCGCGCGTCGTCGGTGACGTCATGGGTCAGTACCACCCCCACGGCGACACCGCGATCTACGACACCTTGGTGCGTCTCGCGCAGCCCTGGGTCATGCGTGCTCCGCTGATCAACGGCCAGGGCAACTTCGGTTCGCCGGGCAACGACTCCGCAGCCGCCATGCGATACACCGAGTGCCGGATGGCTCCGCTCGCGCTCGAGATGGTCAAGGACATCGAGCAGGAGACTGTCGACTTCCAGCCGAACTACGACGGTCGCTCGCAGGAGCCGACCGTCCTCCCGGCGCGCTACCCCAACCTGCTGGTCAACGGCTCGGCCGGCATCGCGGTCGGCATGGCGACCAACATCCCGCCGCACAACCTGCGCGAGGTCGCCGAGGGCGCCCAGTGGGCGCTCGAGCACCCCGACGCCACCCGCGAGGAGCTGCAGGACGCGCTCATCGAGCGGATCAAGGGCCCCGACTTCCCCAACGGTGCGCTGATCGTCGGCCGCCAGGGCATCGAGCAGGCCTACCGCACCGGCCGTGGCTCGGTCACCCAGCGCGCGGTGATCGAGATCGACGAGGACGCCAAGGGCCGCACCTGCCTGTCCATCACCGAGCTGCCCTACATGGTCAACCCGGACAACCTCGCGCTGAAGATCGCCGAGCTCGCCGACTCCGGCAAGGTCCAGGGCATCTCCGACGTGCGCGACGACTCGTCGGGCCGCACCGGTCAGCGGCTCGTGGTCGTCCTGAAGCGCGACGCGGTCGCCCGCGTCGTACTCAACAACCTGCTGAAGCACACCGAGCTGCAGACGAACTTCAGCGCCAACATGCTGGCGCTGGTCGACGGTGTGCCGCGCACGCTGACGATCGACCAGTTCATCAGCAACTGGGTCACGCACCAGGTCGAGGTCATCCAGCGCCGGACGCGCTTCCGGCTGCGCAAGGCCGAGGAGGAGGCCCACATCCTCCGCGGCCTGGTGAAGGCCCTCGACATGCTCGACGAGGTCATCGCGCTGATCCGCGCGAGCGCCAGCGCCGACGCCGCCCGCACCGGCCTCATGGAGCTGCTCGACGTCGACGACCTGCAGGCCCGCGCCATCCTCGACATGCAGCTGCGCAAGCTGGCCGCCCTCGAGCGCCAGAAGATCATCGACGAGCTCGCTGCCCTCGAGCGCCTGATCGCCGACCTGCTCGACATCCTCGCCAACGAGTCGCGCCAGCGGCAGATCATCGCCGACGAGCTCCAGGCGATCGTCGACAAGTACGGCGACGAGCGGCGCACGCAGATCATCGCGGCCGACGGCGACCTGTCGATGGAAGACCTGATCCCCGACACCGAGCTGGTCGTCTCGATCACCCGCGGCGGCTACGCGAAGCGCACGCTCGCCGACCAGTACCGGACCCAGCGTCGCGGCGGCAAGGGTGTGCGTGGAGCCTCGCTCCGTGGTGACGACGTGGTCGAGCACTTCATCTCGACGACCAACCACCACTGGCTGCTCTTCTTCACCACCGCCGGCCGGGTCTACCGGACCAAGGCCTACAACCTCCCCGAGGCGTCGCGTGACGCGAAGGGTGGCCACGTCGCCGGTCTGCTGTCGTTCCAGCCTGACGAGTCCATCGCGCAGGTCCTCGCGATCCGCGACTACGAGCAGGCACCGTTCCTCGTGCTCGCCACGAAGAACGGCCTGGTCAAGAAGACCCGCCTGGGTGACTACAACAGCCCGCGCCAGGCCGGCGTCATCGCGATCAACTTCCGTGAGGACGACGACGAGCTGATCGGTGCCGAGCTGGTCAACAGCGACGACGACATCCTGCTGGTCTCCCGCAAGGGCCAGGCGATCCGGTTCAAGGCCGACGAGTCGCAGCTGCGCCCGATGGGCCGCGCCACGTCCGGTGTCTCCGGCATGAAGTTCCGCGACGGTGACCAGCTCCTCTCCATGGCTGTGATCCGCGCGGAGCAGATCGCTGCCGAGGAGGCCGCCGAGGCCGCGGGCGAGAGTGTTGGCGAGTCGGAGGTCGTCGAGCAGTACGTCTTCACGATCACCGACGGTGGCTTCGCCAAGCGCACCCGCATCTCCGACTACCGGCTGCAGTCGCGTGGTGGCATCGGCATCAAGGCGATGCGCCTGGCCAACGAGGACCGCGGTGTCCTGGTCGGTGCGTTCATCGTGGTCGAGGGCGACGAGATCCTCTCGATCACCAACTCCGGCCAGGTCGTTCGCAGCCCCGTCAACGCCGACTTCCGTCCGACGGGTCGCGACACGATGGGCGTCAAGTTCGTCACCCCGAAGAAGGGCGACGCGGTTGCCGTCGTCGCCCGCTCCGTCGAGGCCAAGGACGACGAGCCCGCCGAGGGGGATGCAACAATCGACGAGGCCGTCGAGGGAACCCCCGTCGACGCGGTCGCCGACGAAGCACCCACCGAGGCTGAATCTACTGAGGCAGGGGAGAACTGA
- a CDS encoding DUF3566 domain-containing protein, translating to MTEAPKQTLGERITSAISAAGDEMRASANPESKSAAEAAAVTSGLRPRRARLRLTRIDPWTVMKTSFLLSVAFGIVTVVAVFVVWIVLGMAGVWDSINETVGGVMGGSSASGFEVENYLGTTRVLGFTMLVSVVNVVLITAIATLVAFLYNMAAALLGGIEVTLAEDER from the coding sequence ATGACCGAGGCGCCGAAGCAGACGCTGGGCGAGCGCATCACCAGCGCCATCTCGGCGGCTGGTGACGAGATGCGAGCCAGCGCCAACCCGGAGTCGAAGAGCGCGGCCGAGGCGGCTGCCGTGACCTCGGGTCTGCGTCCGCGGCGTGCGCGCCTGCGCCTGACCCGGATCGACCCGTGGACGGTCATGAAGACGTCGTTCCTGCTGTCGGTCGCCTTCGGCATCGTCACGGTGGTCGCGGTCTTCGTGGTCTGGATCGTGCTCGGCATGGCCGGCGTCTGGGACTCCATCAACGAGACCGTCGGCGGCGTGATGGGTGGCTCGTCCGCGAGCGGATTCGAGGTCGAGAACTACCTCGGCACCACGCGCGTGCTCGGGTTCACCATGCTGGTGTCGGTCGTCAACGTCGTCCTCATCACCGCCATCGCGACCCTGGTGGCCTTCCTCTACAACATGGCTGCGGCGCTGCTCGGCGGCATCGAGGTCACGTTGGCCGAGGACGAGCGCTGA
- a CDS encoding DLW-39 family protein, giving the protein MKKILLVLLAAAGAAFAKKKMGESKKEQALWAQATDNV; this is encoded by the coding sequence ATGAAGAAGATCCTGCTGGTCCTCCTTGCCGCTGCTGGTGCCGCGTTCGCCAAGAAGAAGATGGGCGAGTCCAAGAAGGAGCAGGCGCTCTGGGCGCAGGCCACCGACAACGTCTGA
- a CDS encoding tyrosine-type recombinase/integrase, whose amino-acid sequence MARKRLNGEGSIYPYEHGFRGYVWVTTPSGRRQRKYVSAKSRPEVVDKLQAIRSAAARGPVNTKFPTLESYLDGWLTEVVRPSLAPSTASNYDLFCRRYIVQDLGKKRLDRLTVRDVQTWVNALRTRCQCCAQAKDAAREKPRCCELGKCCGQVAAEWTVHQAWMVLRGALTQAMRDELVSRNVAALVRVPVPRKKSRTVWSVDDARKFLESSRSAGDPLHAGYVLMLVLGLRRGELLGLAWEDVDLDGREARIEWQLQRVDGQLIRRRTKTSASDAALPLPDIALDALKSHQTLEKVSRLRAGEAWHKSGLVLTTRFGLPLDPRNFHRKFKERAEAAGVPVVSVHSTRRTCASLLVELGVHPRVAMTILRHSQIAVTMDIYSQVTSQSTRDALAQLGSRLAGGEQ is encoded by the coding sequence ATGGCCCGCAAGCGGCTCAACGGCGAGGGCTCGATCTACCCCTACGAGCACGGCTTCCGTGGCTATGTCTGGGTGACGACGCCGTCCGGCCGGCGGCAACGGAAGTACGTCAGCGCGAAGTCGAGGCCCGAGGTTGTCGACAAGCTACAGGCGATTCGATCTGCGGCGGCCCGCGGCCCAGTCAACACCAAGTTCCCGACTCTCGAGTCATACCTGGACGGCTGGCTGACCGAGGTGGTCCGCCCGAGCCTGGCACCGTCGACGGCGTCGAACTACGACCTGTTTTGTCGGCGCTACATCGTTCAGGACCTGGGGAAGAAGCGGCTAGACCGACTGACCGTCCGCGATGTCCAGACGTGGGTCAATGCACTTCGCACACGGTGCCAGTGCTGCGCCCAGGCGAAGGACGCCGCGAGGGAGAAGCCGCGATGCTGCGAGCTGGGGAAGTGCTGCGGTCAGGTGGCTGCGGAGTGGACCGTTCATCAGGCGTGGATGGTCCTCCGTGGTGCGCTCACCCAGGCGATGCGCGACGAGCTCGTGTCGAGGAACGTGGCTGCTCTTGTCAGAGTCCCCGTGCCACGGAAGAAGTCGCGCACGGTCTGGAGCGTCGACGATGCCCGTAAGTTCCTCGAATCGTCGCGGAGCGCGGGCGATCCGCTGCACGCCGGCTACGTCCTCATGCTTGTCCTCGGCCTGCGCCGCGGCGAACTCCTGGGCCTCGCGTGGGAGGACGTCGACCTAGACGGCCGGGAGGCAAGGATCGAGTGGCAACTTCAACGGGTCGATGGCCAACTGATCCGTCGCAGGACGAAGACCTCCGCCTCGGATGCCGCACTTCCCCTACCTGACATCGCACTCGATGCCCTGAAGTCACACCAGACGCTGGAAAAGGTTTCGCGACTTCGCGCCGGCGAGGCATGGCACAAGTCGGGCCTCGTCCTGACGACGCGCTTCGGGCTTCCGCTGGACCCGCGAAACTTCCACCGCAAGTTCAAGGAGCGCGCGGAGGCCGCCGGGGTCCCTGTGGTCTCGGTCCACTCGACGCGGCGTACCTGCGCGTCGCTTCTCGTCGAGCTCGGCGTGCACCCACGGGTCGCGATGACGATCCTTCGCCACAGCCAGATCGCGGTGACGATGGACATCTACAGCCAGGTCACTTCCCAGAGCACTCGGGACGCGCTCGCGCAGCTCGGATCACGGCTGGCAGGGGGCGAACAGTGA
- a CDS encoding excisionase family DNA-binding protein: protein MSEAVSLRPRWHSVAEVAVMLGYGESKVRMLILQGDLRSLKDGRSRRILPEWVDEYVARRAAEGEDA from the coding sequence ATGAGTGAGGCAGTTTCCCTTCGCCCGCGCTGGCACTCGGTGGCGGAAGTCGCGGTGATGCTCGGCTACGGCGAGTCCAAGGTCAGGATGCTGATCCTGCAGGGGGACCTGCGTTCCCTGAAGGATGGGCGTTCGCGACGGATCCTTCCGGAATGGGTCGACGAGTACGTCGCCCGACGCGCTGCCGAAGGCGAGGACGCGTGA
- a CDS encoding replication initiator produces the protein MRRSPMLTATAEPITTSMVQAGADHVGVCRRPLLRKVTDRLTGQVTSVPIPCGSTRASVCPACADKARRLRMQQCREGWHLVDDPLPDDDLEDPPDLDEDDEEPDEQEPNCDRRVRSTRRLDGFSDLPKVQPEYTTLGRTFTDPRTGVTFRPSMFITLTLPSYGRIRSGIGVPIDPSRYDYRRAALDAMLFPRLVDRWWQNLRRCAGYKVQYFATVEPQKRLAPHLHTALRGAIPRQTLRQVTAATYFALWWPPTDRVVFDRVLPIWDPESRSYYDPASRALLPSWEQALEEAESEAPSHVMRFGAQVDIKGIVGDSEETRRAVSYLCKYLTKSVAETYADEEAPDPAYEAHIDRLHAQVRWLPCSETCANWLRYGVTPKDPAPGLVPGQCDSKAHDREHLGLGGRRVLVSRHWTGKTLADHKADRSAVVRAVLEEAGIEAPEARRLAPDVIADDGLPRFVWEDIPVEERNYAATIAQSIRQRRAWREQYEAAKEAIRAGPAA, from the coding sequence ATGCGCCGGTCTCCGATGCTGACCGCGACAGCCGAGCCAATCACGACCTCGATGGTGCAGGCCGGCGCAGACCATGTCGGAGTTTGCCGGCGCCCGCTGCTCCGGAAGGTCACGGATCGGCTCACCGGCCAGGTCACCTCGGTCCCGATCCCGTGCGGATCCACCCGCGCCTCGGTCTGCCCGGCCTGCGCTGACAAGGCCCGCCGGCTTCGAATGCAGCAATGCCGCGAGGGGTGGCACCTAGTCGACGACCCGCTCCCCGACGACGATCTCGAGGACCCGCCGGACCTTGACGAGGATGACGAGGAACCGGATGAGCAGGAGCCGAATTGTGATCGTCGGGTCCGGTCGACGCGGCGCCTCGATGGATTCTCGGATCTCCCGAAGGTTCAGCCCGAGTACACGACCCTCGGGCGCACCTTCACCGATCCTCGAACGGGGGTGACGTTCCGGCCGTCGATGTTCATCACCCTCACCCTGCCCAGCTACGGGCGCATCCGGTCCGGGATCGGTGTCCCGATCGATCCATCCCGGTACGACTACCGCCGCGCCGCCCTCGACGCGATGTTGTTCCCGCGGCTGGTTGACCGCTGGTGGCAGAACCTACGGCGTTGCGCCGGCTACAAGGTGCAGTACTTCGCGACCGTCGAACCACAGAAGCGGCTGGCTCCCCATTTGCACACTGCGTTGCGCGGTGCCATCCCTCGCCAGACCCTGCGCCAGGTCACTGCGGCGACGTACTTCGCGCTCTGGTGGCCACCAACCGACCGCGTGGTCTTCGACCGCGTTCTCCCGATCTGGGACCCCGAATCGCGCAGCTACTACGACCCCGCGTCAAGGGCACTGCTCCCGAGCTGGGAACAGGCGCTTGAGGAAGCCGAGTCGGAAGCGCCGTCGCATGTGATGCGCTTCGGTGCCCAGGTCGACATCAAGGGCATCGTCGGCGACAGCGAGGAAACCCGCCGCGCGGTGTCCTACCTGTGCAAGTACCTCACCAAGTCAGTCGCCGAAACGTACGCCGACGAGGAAGCACCCGATCCGGCGTACGAGGCGCACATCGACCGGCTCCATGCCCAGGTTCGATGGCTGCCGTGCTCCGAGACCTGCGCCAACTGGCTGCGCTACGGCGTCACGCCCAAGGACCCCGCGCCCGGACTGGTCCCGGGCCAATGCGACTCGAAGGCGCACGATCGCGAACACCTCGGCCTCGGGGGCCGGAGAGTGCTGGTCTCGCGGCACTGGACCGGCAAGACGCTCGCCGACCACAAGGCCGACCGCTCCGCTGTTGTGCGGGCTGTGCTCGAAGAGGCAGGGATCGAAGCGCCCGAGGCTCGTCGGCTCGCACCTGACGTGATCGCCGACGACGGCCTGCCGCGGTTCGTCTGGGAAGACATCCCGGTAGAAGAACGGAATTACGCCGCGACCATCGCTCAGTCGATCAGGCAACGACGCGCGTGGCGTGAGCAGTACGAGGCCGCAAAGGAGGCGATCCGCGCCGGCCCGGCTGCGTGA
- a CDS encoding WhiB family transcriptional regulator: protein MSRAPRVRAPRLRTDWMADAACVHMPGLPWIENPRRVPDILLDLMAEACAGCPVRASCETFADQAHITAGFWAGESRHHLQVDDFHVGDDGWAA, encoded by the coding sequence ATGAGCCGGGCGCCCCGGGTTCGGGCACCCCGGCTCCGAACCGACTGGATGGCTGATGCCGCGTGCGTTCATATGCCGGGGCTCCCGTGGATCGAGAACCCGCGGCGCGTGCCGGACATCCTGCTCGACCTGATGGCAGAGGCTTGCGCCGGGTGCCCGGTCCGAGCTTCGTGCGAGACCTTCGCGGATCAAGCGCACATCACGGCGGGGTTCTGGGCCGGTGAGAGTCGCCACCATCTCCAGGTGGACGACTTCCACGTGGGCGACGACGGGTGGGCGGCCTGA
- a CDS encoding FtsK/SpoIIIE domain-containing protein, protein MRSPAWFARWAGRHRRWVGVWLFLAVVALGLGSTNAAAPFLAAGLAPGLLATLWHAASPVSYERWCSGPLRRWRWRRRVRRSWKDLAASCGLSGSVAVVKRRDGKRVTEHQVVVPRLRRVRTRGHLLEVTIRARAGQTTEDLDDAAPRLASTLAAVAYRTRPVSGGASGCTTVIELVMADALTTHATAVEPEPRAVCDQVRLGRAQGGGEWSLTIRGRHTLVAGCSGAGKGSVLWGICCGLAPAVRADVVRLWGVDLKRGVELAMGSGLFSAHAYTPVDALGVLKTLMTVIDERGAAMAGTTRLHQPVVGDPLHVLVIDELAALTAYADSSIRRDAERLLSEILTQGRALGVVVVACVQDPRKDVVTMRGLFTQTVALRLRSGDETVMVLGDGMTRVAPAHRISPTFPGTAWVVDDTGAADRVRADYWPDDLIRDLATRYRTDVRIDVAPPRTTDPLNAEFGEAAAPRARKPRTPRSDRESIRLVKDPVGGGAS, encoded by the coding sequence ATGAGGTCCCCGGCATGGTTCGCCCGGTGGGCCGGTCGTCATCGCCGCTGGGTCGGAGTCTGGCTGTTCCTGGCCGTCGTTGCTCTGGGCCTCGGTTCGACGAACGCGGCGGCACCATTCCTCGCCGCTGGCCTTGCCCCCGGCCTCCTCGCGACTCTCTGGCACGCGGCTTCACCGGTGTCCTACGAGCGTTGGTGCTCCGGACCGTTGCGCCGCTGGCGATGGCGTCGTCGGGTCCGTCGCAGCTGGAAGGACCTTGCCGCGTCGTGTGGCCTGTCTGGCTCCGTGGCCGTGGTCAAGCGCCGCGATGGCAAGCGGGTGACTGAGCATCAGGTTGTGGTTCCTCGGCTGCGTCGGGTCCGCACGCGAGGTCACCTGCTGGAAGTCACGATCCGCGCTCGTGCTGGCCAGACGACGGAGGATCTGGACGACGCCGCTCCCCGGCTCGCGTCCACGCTGGCCGCGGTTGCATACCGAACCCGCCCGGTCTCAGGGGGCGCGTCCGGCTGCACGACGGTCATCGAGCTCGTCATGGCTGACGCCCTTACTACGCATGCGACAGCGGTCGAGCCGGAACCCCGCGCCGTGTGTGATCAAGTCCGGCTCGGACGTGCCCAGGGCGGCGGCGAGTGGTCGCTCACGATCCGCGGTCGGCACACCCTCGTCGCGGGCTGCTCGGGCGCCGGCAAGGGCTCGGTCCTCTGGGGGATCTGCTGCGGCCTCGCTCCTGCAGTCCGGGCCGACGTGGTCCGGCTCTGGGGCGTCGACCTCAAACGCGGTGTCGAACTAGCAATGGGATCCGGCCTGTTCTCGGCCCACGCGTACACACCCGTCGACGCGCTCGGGGTGCTCAAGACACTCATGACAGTGATCGATGAACGCGGCGCGGCGATGGCCGGAACCACTCGCCTGCACCAGCCAGTCGTCGGGGATCCGCTGCATGTCCTCGTGATCGATGAGCTGGCAGCCCTCACGGCGTACGCCGATTCATCGATCCGCCGCGACGCTGAGCGCCTGCTGTCGGAGATCCTGACCCAAGGGCGTGCCCTTGGGGTCGTCGTGGTGGCGTGTGTACAGGACCCCCGCAAGGACGTAGTCACCATGCGCGGACTGTTCACCCAGACCGTCGCGCTTCGCCTTCGCTCCGGCGACGAAACGGTCATGGTGCTCGGTGACGGCATGACCCGGGTCGCTCCGGCCCACCGGATCTCGCCGACCTTCCCCGGCACTGCCTGGGTCGTCGATGACACGGGCGCCGCCGATCGCGTGCGGGCGGACTACTGGCCCGACGACCTGATCCGGGACCTGGCGACCCGATATCGGACCGATGTTCGCATCGATGTCGCGCCACCACGCACCACCGATCCGCTCAATGCCGAGTTCGGAGAGGCGGCTGCTCCCCGGGCGCGCAAGCCCCGCACTCCGCGCTCTGACCGCGAGTCGATTCGTCTGGTCAAAGACCCGGTGGGTGGAGGTGCATCATGA